From Falco cherrug isolate bFalChe1 chromosome 4, bFalChe1.pri, whole genome shotgun sequence, one genomic window encodes:
- the UBP1 gene encoding upstream-binding protein 1 isoform X4, whose product MCSCYFRQLKSIIRVVFHDRRLQYTEHQQLEGWKWNRPGDRLLDLDIPMSVGVIDIKTNPSQLNAVEFLWDPTKCTSAFIQVHCISTEFTPRKHGGEKGVPFRIQVDTFKQTENGEYTDHLHSASCQIKVFKPKGADRKQKTDREKMEKRTAHEKEKYQPSYDTTVLTEMRLEPIIEDAVEHEQKKSSKRTLPADYGDSLAKRGSCSPWPDTPTTFVNNSPTPAPTFTSAQHNTYSVPDSNSSSPNHQGDGTSQGSGDQLHPSATIQETQQWLLKHRFSTYTRLFSNFSGADLLKLTREDLVQICGPADGIRLYNALKSRSVRPRLTIYVCQEPLRSIQLERQDAGNGDSSNGAIYVYHAIYLEEMAASEVTRKLALAFNIPLHQINQVYRQGPTGIHILVSDQMVQNFQDESCFLFTTIKAENGEGFHIILK is encoded by the exons ATGTGTTCATGTTACTTTAGACAACTAAAG AGTATTATAAGAGTTGTGTTCCATGACAGAAGGTTGCAATATACAGAGCACCAGCAGCTAGAAGGTTGGAAGTGGAACCGCCCTGGGGACCGACTTCTCGACTTAG ATATTCCAATGTCTGTTGGAGTCATTGATATCAAGACAAATCCAAGCCAGCTCAATGCAGTTGAATTTTTGTGGGATCCAACAAAATGTACATCTGCTTTTATTCAG gtacaTTGTATCAGCACTGAATTTACCCCTCGTAAACACGGAGGAGAGAAAGGAGTTCCTTTTAGGATTCAGGTTGACACTTTCAAACAGACTGAAAATGGAGAATATACAGATCATCTGCATTCAGCCAGTTGTCAAATCAAAGTTTTTAAG CCAAAAGGAgcagacaggaaacagaaaacagacagagaaaagatggaaaagcgAACTgcacatgaaaaagaaaagtatcaGCCTTCATATGACACCACAGTTCTTACAGAG ATGAGGCTTGAGCCTATAATTGAAGATGCAGTTGAACATGAGCAGAAAAAGTCCAGCAAGCGGACTTTGCCAGCAGACTACGGTGATTCTCTGGCAAAGCGAGGCAGT TGTTCACCATGGCCTGATACTCCTACAACATTTGTAAACAACAGTCCTACTCCTGCTCCAACTTTCACCTCTGCTCAGCATAATACCTACAGTGTCCCAGACAG CAATTCTTCCTCCCCAAATCATCAAGGAGATGGAACCTCTCAAGGGTCTGGAGAT CAGCTTCATCCTTCAGCCACAATCCAGGAAACTCAGCAATGGTTGCTCAAGCATAGGTTCTCTACCTATACAAGGcttttttcaaatttctcaG GTGCTGATTTATTAAAGCTGACAAGAGAAGACCTGGTACAAATCTGTGGTCCAGCCGATGGCATTCGGCTATACAATGCACTGAAATCCAG GTCTGTGAGGCCCCGTTTAACCATCTATGTCTGTCAGGAGCCACTAAGGAGCATACAACTGGAAAGACAAGATGCAGGCAACGGTGATAGCAGCAACGGTGCAATATATG tttaTCATGCAATCTACTTGGAAGAAATGGCAGCCTCGGAAGTCACACGCAAACTTGCTTTGGCATTTAATATTCCTTTGCATCAGATCAACCAGGTTTACAGACAGGGTCCCACAGGCATCCACATTCTTGTGAGTGATCAG aTGGTTCAAAATTTTCAAGATGAGAGTTGTTTCTTATTCACCACAATAAAAG ctgaaaatggTGAAGGCTTCcatataattttgaaatga